The Fusarium musae strain F31 chromosome 10, whole genome shotgun sequence genome window below encodes:
- a CDS encoding hypothetical protein (EggNog:ENOG41) — protein MANDPGELSLSKLLSTLTHTVHPTTYVFATLTSTSNLPPLSEMQMIFKESEGITVITSKDYAESHKIEYFFPCKMISLNVTSSLEAVGFMAVIATRLAAKGIGCNPVSGFYHDHIFVPLGREEESSEVLVQIAAEKKEESEKV, from the coding sequence ATGGCCAACGACCCCGGCGAGCTCTCGCTCAGCAAGCTCCTCTCAACTCTCACCCATACAGTCCATCCAACCACCTACGTCTTCGCCACtctcacctccacctccaatCTGCCACCTCTGTCCGAAATGCAAATGATCTTCAAGGAGTCTGAAGGAATCACGGTGATTACTAGCAAGGACTACGCAGAGTCACACAAGATTGAATACTTCTTCCCCTGCAAAATGATCAGTCTCAATGTTACATCGAGCTTGGAAGCTGTAGGATTCATGGCGGTTATAGCGACAAGACTAGCGGCAAAGGGCATTGGTTGTAACCCGGTTAGTGGTTTCTATCATGATCATATCTTTGTGCCTCTTGGTCGGGAGGAGGAGTCATCGGAAGTGTTGGTACAGATAGCGGCAgagaaaaaggaagagagtGAGAAGGTCTAA